TGTTTCTGTTCCCCGGGCTCGCGTGTTCGAGCTTCAGAAGTTCAAGCGGACGAACCAGGATACGTGTATCAACCAGCACCCGGCCGTTTCCACAGGAGCAGAAGTACACGTTGGCGATCTTCTCGCAAATGGCTATGCGTCTGCAGAGGGCGAACTTGCCCTGGGCAAGAACCTCCTCGTTGCATATGTCCCGTGGCGGGGGTACAACTACCAGGACGGCGTTATCGTCAGTGAGCGTCTTGTACGCGACGATAGTCTTTCGTCCATTCACATTAAGGAGCACAAGATCGAGGTGAGGTCGACCGAGTTCGGCAAAGAGGAAATCACCCGGGACCCACCCAATGTCTCCAAGGAACTCGCGCGCCATCTTGACGAGCGCGGCGTGGTTCAGGTCGGTGCGCACGTCAAGGCTGAGGATGTTCTTGTCGGCAAGATCACGCCACGTGCTGAGCAGGAGGAATCCCCTGAGGTCAGGGTCTACTTCGCTCTGTTCCATGACAAGGCCCGTGATTACAAGAATACGTCCTACAAGGTCCCTCCCGGAGAGGACGGAGTCGTCATTGACGTTCAGGAGATCACGAAAGACAACACGAGTGATGCTCTGCCTGTCGGCGTCGAACGGATTATTAAGGTCTATGTCGCCAAGAAACGCAAGATCATCGTCGGAGACAAAGTCGCGGGACGCCATGGAAACAAGGGCGTCATAACGCGCATCCTGCCGGAGGAGGACATGCCGTTCCTGCAGGACGGAACGCCTGTCGACGTTATCCTGAGCCCGCTCGGCGTACCCTCACGCATGAACATCGGCCAGCTCCTTGAGGCCAGTCTGGGTATCGCTGCCCGAAAGTTGAACGTTCGCGCCGTAACGCCTGTGTTCAACGGCGCTAACGAGGAAGAGATCAAAGCCCTTCTTCGCAAGGCCGGACTCAACGACAGCGGCAAAGAGGACGTTCGAGATGGGGTCTATGGCAAGTACTTCGATAGCCAGGTTACCGTAGGAGAAGCATACATTCTCAAGTTGATTCACTTGGCCGAAGACAAGATGCACGCACGCTCGACTGGCCGCTACACCCTCATTACCCAGCAGCCAATCGGTGGCAAGGCACAGTTCGGCGGCCAGCGCTTCGGAGAAATGGAAGTGTGGGCCCTGGAGGCGTATGGTGCCTCGACCGTACTGCAGGAGATGCTGACGATCAAATCAGACGATCTTGAGGGCAGACGCGTGGCGTATGAACGTCTCACGAAGGGAAACAACCTCTTCGAAACGGGTTCTCCAGAGTCATTTAACGTTCTTGTGAAGGAGCTTCGCGGGCTTGGGCTGGACTTGGAGACACTGCCGAAGGCAGGGGACACCCACGCGAAGAGCACCAAGGTAGTGCTGGAAGACAACGAATAACATTCTCTAGGGGAGGAAAAGGTGAGCAGATTCAGCCCGAGTGACATAAGGAACTTCGCGCTAGTTGGACAAGGCGGCTCTGGCAAGACGATGATCACAGAACGCCTGGTTTTCCATGCCGGCGCGAGCCAGAGAGTCGGCCGTGTCGAAGATGGGACTACTGTTTCCGACTACCTGGATGAGGAAATCAAACGCCACATCAGCACAAGCATTGGCCTTTGCGAGTTTGACTACAAAGGGGTTCGCCTGAATCTGCTTGATACCCCGGGGTATGCCGATTTCATGACAGAAGCACAGGAAGCGGTCAGGGTAGCCGACGCCGCACTCCTCGCAATCAACGCCGGGGCTGGTATTGAAGTCCAGACCCCTCGTTTCTGGGGTTTGTGCGAAGCACAGCGTATTCCCGTCGCATTTGTGATCAACAAGGTTGACTTGGAGAATATCGACTTCGATGCCCGGGTTGCCGAGTTGCAGGATGCTTTCGGACACAAGGTCGCCGTACTGACGATCCCGATTGTCTCAGGTCCTGCTTTCTCTTCGTTTGTCAACGTCCTCACTGGCAAGGTCCATGCGTACACAGCCGGCAACAACGAGGCGAGTGTGTCCGATGCCATTCCCGATGCTGTCAGGTCCGACTACGAGTCGGCACGCGTTGCCCTCACGGAAGCTGTTGCGGAATCGGATGACGCTATCATGGAAAAGTACCTCGGGGGCGAAGCTCTGACTCAAGACGAGCTCGCGATGGTCTTCACGAAAGCGTTCAAGAGGCGGCAGGTCTTCCCAGTGCTTAGCGTGTCTGCCCTGAAAGGGGTCGGTTGCGACTACCTCATGGATTTTCTGTCATCCTACGCTCCGTCGCCCGTAGAGGTTTCGGTCCAGGCGACTCGCAAGGGTACGGAGGAGATGCTGGAAGTCAAGGCGGATCCGGCTGCGCGTGTAGCAGCGCTTGTGTTCAAGACGACGTCGGACCCGTTTGTCGGCAAGTTGTCGTTCATTCGCGTCTATAGCGGGAAGATCGCTCACGAAATCTATAACGGAACGAAAGATGTCTCCGAGAAAGTCGGTGGCCTCTTCCACATGATTGGGAAGAAGCAGGAACCGGCGGACGAAGGAATCGCCGGGGACATCCTCGTCATCTCGAAATTGGTACAGACTGCGACGAACGACACGATTTCGACAAAAGACATGCCTCTTGACCTGGCGCCCATCGTGTTCTCACCACCCCTTCTCATGCGTTCTCTCAAACCGAAGACGAGGGCCGACGACGACAAGCTGAGCTCCACCCTGAGCCGGCTCAAAGAAGAAGAACCTGCCGTGGTCATCGACAAGAATGCAGAGACCCATGAAACCATCCTCAGCGGTTTGGGTGAAGCCCATCTTCAGGTTATCGTGGAACGTCTTCAGAAGAAATTCGGCGTGAACATCGATCTGGAAGTGCCCCGGGTACCATACCGCGAGACGATCAAGAGCAAGGCGCGCGTGGAGGGAAAGCACAAGAAGCAGACTGGCGGTCACGGCCAATTCGGTCATTGCTGGATTGAGATGGAACCAAACAATCGCGGTGGTGGCTGGGTCTTCGAGAACAAGGTGTTCGGAGGAGCAATCCCGAAACAGTACATCCCCGCCATTGAGAAGGGCATGCTGGAGACCATGAACAAGGGCCAGTTGGCCGGATATCCCGCTGTGGACATCAAGGTTACGGTTGTTGATGGGTCCTACCATCCGGTCGATTCGTCGGAAATGGCGTTCAAGTTGGCTGGATCGTTGGCGTTCAAGAAGGGATTCGAACAGTGCAATCCTATTCTGCTGGAGCCGATCGTTGCGCTCGAAACCATTGTCGACGAGAAGTATATGGGTGACGTCATGGGTGACCTTACGAGCAAGCGTGGCAAGATCTCAGGCATGGAGAACGTACAGGGCAAGCAGATCATCAAGGCGTCTGTCCCGCTTGCAGAGATGTTGAACTACGGTATCGACCTGGGATCTATTACCCAGGGAACCGGTACATACTCGATGAAGGTCAATCACTACGAGGAAGTGCCCGAGCGTATTGCTGAGAAGATCATCGCCGACGCGAAGGCCACCATGGTCGCTGAGGAAGAAGAGTAGTTCGAAGGGAGGAAGATTGAGAAACAACAAGATCGAGGCTCTGTCCCTCCACTTGGCTTCACCGGAGGAAATACGCAGCTGGTCACACGGAGAGGTTGCCGAAGCTGAGACGCTTGACTATCGGAGTGGCAAACCGAAGCCTCATGGACTATTCTGCGAGATCATCTTCGGGCCGACCAAGAGTTTTCAGTGCCGTTGCGGCAAGCTCAAGGGAAAAAGCTTCGAGGGGCAGGTCTGTGACAAGTGCCACGTCGAAGTAGCTGACTCGAACGTCCGCCGTGAGCGCATGGGGCACATCGAGCTTCACGCTCCGGTCGCACATATCTGGTACTTCCGCAACGCCGTCAACTATATTGCCCTCCTCCTCGAAATGCCCAGCAAGGCTGTCGAGAAGGTCGTCTATTTCGGCAGCTGGCTTGTCCTGGACCCAGGCAATGCCGAGGGCCTGGTGCGCAAGCTGCTCCTCCCGGATGAGGACTACCGCGACCGCCGTCTCAAGGGCGAGAAGTTCGTCGCCAAGAAGGGCGCCGAGGCGTTCCTCGAACTCCTGAAGGACCTCGACCTGTACAAGATGCGGGACAACCTCCTCGTCCGGATCAAGGGCAAGTCTCGTCAGGACCGCGCAAAGGCAGTCAAGCAGCTGGATGTGGTCACGGCTCTCATCAACAATAGCCGGAAGCCTACGGACATGATCATGACCCGCATCCCGGTGATCCCGCCGGACCTTCGGCCGCTCGTTCAGCTGGAGGGTGGCCGGTTTGCGTCCGACGACCTTAACGAGCTGTACCGTCGGGTTATCAACCGCAACAACCGCCTGGGGAAGATGCTTGACGAGAGCGCCCCCGAGATCCTGCTGCAGAACGAGAAACGGATGCTTCAGGATGCCGTGGACGCTCTGCTGGACAACAGCAAGCGTCAGTATCCCGTTGTCAATGCGAACGGCCGCCCCCTGCGCTCCCTCAGCGACAAGCTGAAGGGAAAGGAAGGGCGATTCCGTCAGAACCTTCTGGGTAAGCGTGTCGACTATTCCGGTCGTGCCGTCATTGTCTCGGGACCGCAGCTCAAGATCAGTCAGTGCGGCGTTCCCAAGGAAATGGCGCTCGAACTGTTCAAGCCGCATGTCATCTACCGGCTCATGCGCGAAGGCGTCGTCGGCAGTATG
This Coprothermobacter sp. DNA region includes the following protein-coding sequences:
- a CDS encoding elongation factor G; the encoded protein is MSRFSPSDIRNFALVGQGGSGKTMITERLVFHAGASQRVGRVEDGTTVSDYLDEEIKRHISTSIGLCEFDYKGVRLNLLDTPGYADFMTEAQEAVRVADAALLAINAGAGIEVQTPRFWGLCEAQRIPVAFVINKVDLENIDFDARVAELQDAFGHKVAVLTIPIVSGPAFSSFVNVLTGKVHAYTAGNNEASVSDAIPDAVRSDYESARVALTEAVAESDDAIMEKYLGGEALTQDELAMVFTKAFKRRQVFPVLSVSALKGVGCDYLMDFLSSYAPSPVEVSVQATRKGTEEMLEVKADPAARVAALVFKTTSDPFVGKLSFIRVYSGKIAHEIYNGTKDVSEKVGGLFHMIGKKQEPADEGIAGDILVISKLVQTATNDTISTKDMPLDLAPIVFSPPLLMRSLKPKTRADDDKLSSTLSRLKEEEPAVVIDKNAETHETILSGLGEAHLQVIVERLQKKFGVNIDLEVPRVPYRETIKSKARVEGKHKKQTGGHGQFGHCWIEMEPNNRGGGWVFENKVFGGAIPKQYIPAIEKGMLETMNKGQLAGYPAVDIKVTVVDGSYHPVDSSEMAFKLAGSLAFKKGFEQCNPILLEPIVALETIVDEKYMGDVMGDLTSKRGKISGMENVQGKQIIKASVPLAEMLNYGIDLGSITQGTGTYSMKVNHYEEVPERIAEKIIADAKATMVAEEEE